ccttttgagtgttaagttgctgtgtgatgagttgtaagatgacactgtgagattgattttattatgtttaaagCGAAGCCGAGAAATATGAAGTAGGAAGTGGTGAGGGACTACTGTGCCTCCCATGTTGTTATGAGAAATTATAACAATTCCTGACGCAGAAAGCACATTTATCCAGATTTGCACCAAAATTGAATGGCGTCGGCCCCGCCCCTCCATGAGGTTTGTGTAATGTAAGAAAGAAAGATCCAAGTGCGGACTGCAGACATCTTCTTGACTGATGTGTTCCCAACAGAAGAAAACAAAGCACGCCCAAAAAGCCCAAAAGGTCAGCGTGTTTGTTGTGGCCCCCGTGTTCCCTGACTTTACCCCGACACAAAAACATCTGTCCCATGAAAAGAGGGGACGTCCTCTTTCCAAAGTTTCACATCGAGTGCCTTTGTGGGCGCTTGGAGGAATGGGAGTATTTATTTAGCCGCGGTGACAACACCCCAATGGGGGGGTCCCGTGGAGCCGCGCCTGTGAAAAAGACGTTTTTCTCCTTTTCTAgacccattttttttctgttacaaTGATGCTCCAGGTGCCGTGGGGGATCCCGGGGTCCACCAAGGCGGCTTTAACAAAGGGCACTTCAGCTGCGCGCCTGTGGTCCCCTCAGACTCCCCCCGAGCCAAACAAAGAGCAACATAAATGTGAGAGAATCAAACTAAACACTTATTTCCAAAACAACATCTCTGGCTCCCCTGGATCTCCAATTAAGCTGCACCGGCGATCCTGACGATTCTACGGCCGTAAATAGGCTCCTTCTGCTACAGCGAGCACACTGTTATgactgggggcggggggcgagGGGGACGAGTGGCACCTCACTTAAGTGAAAAAGGACGCTTGGGTGGCACACTTGCTGTTAAAGTGTGTTaagagtgtgtgggggggggggtgtcaaagAAAAGAAATCAACCTCCACGACTCGTCAAAACAAGCCAAGCACTCGGCGCCCCGGTACCTTTCGGCCCGCTTCGTTGTTGTGGAGATTCATGGCCGCACGAGCATCCTGCCCCGTCTCCAAGGCGTCCACAAACTGTTTAGCGATGGCCTCGCCGAAGCCCACGTTGTCGCTGCAGCCTCCCCACAGCCACCCGTGACCACCTGGAACGTAGAACATCAGGAGTGAGGGGGACACGTCACAACCTCAGGGCGAGTTGACCTCCACTTTAGTACACGTCCAGTTCACAGAAAGATGCAGTCGACtgtaaaatgtcatttcatCCTATGGGGTCCCTACACCCCCAAAACAATATTTCTCATCATATCTCGTATatatggttttattttcatttgaacatgcatcagattagtgcatcacataatcagttcacatatatatatatatgtatatatatatatatataaatataatatatatattagatataatatacagtacatacacacagtttatgtatgtatattgatCATAATACATTTGATTTCAGGTGCTTTAAGACACAAAAGAActacaaaatgtaatttcttgTATGTcctttcaaataaaataataaaatattaatataaataataaatataaaaaaaatgttttttgcatatttttaaaaaattgttcaAAGTGAAAcatgtcatggtattttgtatttttttgtattttgtatttgtgtggttttattattacacacacgtatatactcATTTGTAGTATTGACAATAACTTAATTTACTTAAGGTGCTCACagacattaaatatatatattatatataatatacagtacatacacacagtttatgtatgtatgtatattaatcataatacatttgatttcaggtgctttaaaacataaaatgactacaaaatgtaatttcttgTATGtccttttaaacaaaataataaaatattattatagtataaatataaataataaatataaaatatgaaatcaaatttttttagcatatttttaaaaaattattcaaaGTGAAAcatgtcatggtattttgtattttattgtattttgtatttgtgtggttttattattacacacacgtatatactcATTTGTAGTATTGATAATAACTTAATTTACTTAAGGTGCTCACAGACATAAAAGGAcacaaaaattttaattattttataatttttttgtggttaCAGATATGAAAGTATGTTCCATTTTATCTTAAAAAGCAGACTaacatgatatattttttcatgaatacATTAATTTACATGATTGCATTCAAACtgaaatatattgatatatttagtatttttgtgatattaatattacatgtatttttacatatattcatattctGAGCTCCTGTTTCCATGAGTGTGGAATCGCCAAGACgaagcgcctctgctggtttcagccaagtactgcactctTTCTTGTACCTCGTTGTCCGTTCCTGCTGTCGTCGCATCCGCAGTTGTCGAAATCTCCCAGACTGCAGTTCCTGGTCAGCGTGTACATGACCCCCGCCGAGCTGATGGCGTGCACAAACGCCGTCTCCCGATTGGCTGGTGGTGGCAGAGACGCTGGTGTTAGTGGACGTGGCTGTGGTTTGTGTTCCTACAGGTTAGATATCTTCCTATGGATGCTCGCCGTTGGAGGCCGTGCTTGTTGTGGAACATAGAAGAAGAACCAATAGCGGCGTCTCACCGCTACGCAGGCTGCTGTGAGTGGACAGCTGCAGGGCTCGCTCGGGACAGTTCCAGCGTTCCCACTCAAACTGGTACTTGCACTCCTCGATGCCGCTCTGGGCCCCCGCCGCCACGCTGCTGGAATAGATCAGGTACGCCTGCCGATCATGGAGACAGCTTCTTCATCAGcaactttcattttcacttggTCCACCTCAAGTCCTGCTACTGTCATGCCAACGCTCTAACACGACGTTTCTATCTTGTGATGGGtcttatctctgtgtggagtttgcatgttctccccgtgcatgcgggggttttctccgggtactccggtttcctcccacattccaaaaacatgctaggttaattagcatgactcctaattgtccataggtatgaatgtgggtgggaatggttgtttgtctatatgtgccctgtgattggatggatgggtggtggatggatggatggatggttggatgagtgggtggataggtggtggatggatggatggatggatggatggatggatggttggatgagtgggtggatgggtggtggatggatggatggttggatgagtgggtggatgggtggtggatggatggatggaaggttggatgagtgggtggtggatggatggatggatgaatgggtggtggatggatgggtggatgagtggtgggttgatggatggatggatttgggtggatggatgggtggatggtggatggatagttggatgagtgggtggatggatggttggatgaatgggtggatggatggatggttggatgagtgggtggtggatggatggatggatggctggctggatgaatgggtggatgggtgggtgggtgggtgggtggtggatagatgggtggatgagtgatggggttgatggatggatgatttggGTGGATggtttgggtggatggatggatggatggatggatggatgggttgatgAATGATGTAAATGATGTAAATCATACTTGATAAAGGAAACCTCATGCGAGGGGCGGGGTGAGACGAggaagggcagactcacatgcctagatGCCATTTGAATCAGGTGGTAAGTGTGTGGAGGACTTGACCTAATACATCATCTACAAACTATTTAATGTTATTGGACAACATTTGAAAATATGTGTTGATATTTTGAAGTTGATTGGGAGGAATGAGCTGGTTCAATTCCTCATGGAAATAACGTAAACATGCTTCAAAAACTGTCTAATATTATCTAATATTACGATTATTAGAGTGAAAATAGTCCATTTAAGAGCCAAAGCTTGGCTTTTAGTCTCTGTTCCGATGCTGGTTGCCACCGTGTGAtgataataaaactaatatgtCTCAAGTGGACGAGGAGAGCacctctcatacacacacacacacacacatacacacacacatacaggccAGGCTCACTAATGATGACCACCCACTAAAGCAATGGTGCTGcctgcattcacacacacacacacacacacacacacacacgccccctCCCGTAAGGTCAAGTGTACGCGAGGCAGGTCGGTATCGTACACACAAAAAGGAAGAGGAGAGGGTGTTTTGTGGTGGGGACGGACGTGGACGTGGAGGAAGGAGAGATGAAAAGAAAGTTGTCTTACCTTGGGTCCAGTCATCAAGAAATTATTCACTGACCTGGAAAAGGAGACAGATTATTCAGTCAAGAAGCTCAGCGTCCATAACAAATTCCTGGCCTAACATCTCTCATTAGCGCAGGCGGGGGCGTCATGTGTCGCGGTGTCACGGCCCCGCCACGCTAAACTGCAGAAGGTTCGCTCCGAAGGCGCACGTCGGGCTCAGGAGAGCAATATGGATACTATATGGAATGCTAGGGACATGAGAAATGTTGCTGAGAAAGGATGTCTGCACTGAAATGTAAACGACAAGGtgatctttattattattattattattattattattattattattattattattattattattattattattattattattattattataaagatgtTATTCTGCCCCCATGAGAATGGCATCTTTCTATATGGTCTATGGAAGCTGACCCCCCCAATGTTTCATATTTCAGTGAAATACTTAATCAATCATCCAAAGTTCATTGGCTTGTTTTAGATTGGACATGAACTTGTATTCATGACATTTGGCATTTTGAAGGTTCTCCAGAGTTTTTCATTGGAactattcatcatcatcatcatccatcgtCTTTTTTACACGAGCACCATCAAGACAGCCGCTCAACCCTGATTTGATGTTTGGGATGTTTGTTCCTGGTATTGCTAAGCAGTAGACTCCATGTTCTTTACATGACTTGGAACACACTCCATCCATCATACTACATGTTCCACCCATCATAATACATGTTCCATCCAACATGTTCCAtccttcatactacatgttccaTCCAACATACATGTTCCATCCAACATGTTCCAtccttcatactacatgttccaTCCAACATGTTCCAtccttcatactacatgttccaTCCAACATACATGTTCCATCCAACATGTTCCAtccttcatactacatgttccaTCCAACATGTTCCAACCATCATACTACATGTTCCAtccttcatactacatgttccaTCCATCATACTACATGTTCCATCCAACATACATGTTCCATCCAACATGTTCCAtccttcatactacatgttccaTCCAACATGTTCCATCCATCATACTACATGTTCCAtccttcatactacatgttccatccatcatactacatgttctatCATCATACTACATGTTCCACCCAACATGTTCCATCCATCATGCTCCATGTTCCATCCAACATACATGTTTCATCCAACATACATGTTCCATCCAACATACATGTACCATCCAACATACATGTTCCATCCATCATACTACATGTTCCATCCAACATGTTCCATCCAACATACATGTTCcattcatactacatgttccaACATATGCGTTCCATCCAACATACATGTTCCATCCATACTACATGTTCCATCCAACATGTTCCATCCAACATACATGTTCCATCCATCATACTACATAcatgttccatccatccaagatCTCATGTGAAGATGAATGGAATGACTTTCCTTTCATTccaaagaaacacattttgaagTATTTCCCTGAGACCAAATATTTCTGATATATTTGGAAGTATTTGTTGCTTCTTTTAGTCAATAATTGCATATTAttgaaacaatgaagaaaaGGTTTGTAAAGTATTTCATTCAATTTGAATTGACTTCCATTCCAATAAAGACTCCTTTTATCCTGATTtatcctgtttttttccacatcgGATTTGGAAATCTTTCCAATATTTGCTTTTCATTTCCTCTGCTCTGCTTCCCAACGATCCTTGGATCCCCAATAATGACGTTCCATAGCAAACATCAAACTTCCATAAAGGACGAGAGCACCACCGTGAGGACGAAGACTCACCAGCAGCAGGAGGACCTGAGGAGGTGCACCAGGAGGATGAAGACGTAGAAGCCGACCTGCAAATGCATGAACATCCTGGCAGGAGCGGAGGAGATGGATACTGAGCTCGGAGGAGAACACGCACGGAACTCCACCATGGggattggggggtggggggtggggtggggttggggggtctGAAATGGAGCTCCTCTCGTCCCCAACAAGAGATTATCTGCTTAATTAAagaaacgccccccccccttacgTTGCCCACCAATCCGGAGCATCTCAGCTAGACATGATCAAAAAGGGCACCCTGGGCCTTCCTGCTGCCCCCCCATCACACCCCCCCACATTCAGCGAGCAGGGAAGATCTGCCTAATCCTGTAGGAAAAGTGCAACACTGATCCCGGAgttgtgcggggggggggggcaaaaaagtTGTTTTGAGATTTCTAACTTGTCCGGATTGAGGGATTAAGTGGGATTGTTTGATAAGAAGACGGAATATGTTTGTGTGATGATTCAATCAACCACTAAACGTCATCACATGCATcaaagccccgcccccccccccgtaacccccccacccaccccatgAAAAGAAAACACGCAGAGCTCAAAGGCTGCTTCCCATCGTGATGATCCTCAGGGATTACATTTGCATCCTTAATCCAGACTGACGATGCTGGATGGAGGCTCTtccttcatccttcatccttcatccttcatccttcatcTAACCACATAGACCCgctcctcatcttcttcttcttcttcttgggggCAAATTACCCCccggggtgggtgggtgggggggtgtttgggATTGAAGATTCACCAAaggatgaggaaaaagtggccATTCTTCCGGATTAGGAAAAAGACGATAATAATCCTCATTCagggacacttcattaggtacacctgcaccctTCCATCCAATCAAaacaaatttggaaaaaaaataaaaaataaactttcttATCCTTACATTGTGTCAAATGTAtcctttatattttatatgaatgatatataatatataatatacatatacatgaatATTGTATGTATGGTGGAAGTAAAACTTGAaccacaaaaatgacaaaaacaagacaCCGTGTACATTTTAACATATGTACTTATTAAAAGTACACGAAATTACTTCAAAGTGTATTTCCCTTGTACATGCCTTGATTGAAATGACGTCAAAAATCACattaaatatcataaaaatgcaaataaatgccataaattgaataaaaaaacgtACTTTATCAAGGTTTTATGAGTATAGGACTAATTATATGCTTTAAATAATATACTTCTATAGTTGCTTTGatttaaattgttaaaaatataaatatgaaaatacgcTAATAAAAGAATTACTGGTATGCTATTCAAATAATGTGTATAAATGACAACAGTTCCATATTTTGCTTTCAGATTAGTCTAAAATTAATGTGACCAAATTAATACCCATCACTATAAccatatttatgaaaaaaatgactaatAAAATACCAACAATACAGTTACGGATTTCATTCGCCTTGTCATACCCCCGCTTCTCCACCAGAGGGTGCTACTGCacatcgtcgtcatcatcaacCTCGCCCTGCGTTCATCAAGTACATCTGGTTGTCTTTGCCATCTAATCGTGTCGGAAAGCGAGAGGACAAAGTTTGTACAGGCGTGTCGAGCGGGTGAAGAAATACTGGACGCACAACAGTGAGGAATGTCCAAACAATACAAGCGTGTGTTGCTATCTTCGACATGCGCGGCGCCATGACACGCACGTGCGACTAGCACGAGCGGTTGAGATGACAATCAACAACAGAAGGCGGCCAGGTGCCCAAACGCTAATGTTGCGTTTATGTTTCGTTCATTAGAGTGGTTCTACAGCAACTAGCCTACCAGCTACAGGTTGCTAATACTCTTGACAGCCGTGGCCATGACAACCATGGCCACTTGGTGAAATGATGAGCAAAAGTGAGTGATCATATACAAAAATGGGGTTTATTAGACGACACGTTCTGTTTTTAAACACCATCAAATATACAACcacaaaggaggggggggggggtgtgtgtgaCAATATTTTATAGCATCTCATCTTGCAGTCTTTGACAAACTTATCATTCCCTGTTGGAAcgtttttataaataaaacggGGGTTGCCCAAACTGCAGCCCCCGTTGCGACCCCCGGCACATTCTCAAAATATGATTCAACAGGAAAAGGtcaagaaaaagccaaacagCACAAAGAGAATAAACAGTAGTGATTTTACAAGGATGAGTTTGGCAAATGACGAGAAAAGGACATCAATCAAGCGTGGATCCGACTTCCATCTTGCAACGTGTTTAATATTTGCGTGGAAAAAAGCGACACCGGCTCACAGCACGCACAGACGCCTCATCCTCTCatgacgccgccgccgccgccatcgaGCGTCCGTGCTCCACCTCAGCCACTCATAGCGCTGCCGTCGCCCGTCCGCTGCACCCGGGCGGCTACCATCTCTTTGGACACGGTCTTGCGCTCGGAGGCCAGACCCAGGAGGCACATGAGGTCGATGAAGGCGGTGGTGGGGTTGAGCCTGCAGCCGAACTCGCTGGTGGCGTAGTCGAAGGGGAAGGTGTGGTGGAAGTTGTGGAAGCCTTCGCCTGAACGCAACAAGGAGAAGCTGACGTTAGGATTCTGCCTGGTTTGGTTCCTTGGAGA
The window above is part of the Doryrhamphus excisus isolate RoL2022-K1 chromosome 20, RoL_Dexc_1.0, whole genome shotgun sequence genome. Proteins encoded here:
- the wnt8b gene encoding protein Wnt-8b translates to MVEFRACSPPSSVSISSAPARMFMHLQVGFYVFILLVHLLRSSCCWSVNNFLMTGPKAYLIYSSSVAAGAQSGIEECKYQFEWERWNCPERALQLSTHSSLRSANRETAFVHAISSAGVMYTLTRNCSLGDFDNCGCDDSRNGQRGGHGWLWGGCSDNVGFGEAIAKQFVDALETGQDARAAMNLHNNEAGRKAVKGTMQKTCKCHGVSGSCTTQTCWLQLPEFREVGNYLKEKYHRALKVDLLRGAGNSAASRGAIAETFSSISRKELVHLEDSPDYCLENRTLGLPGTESRECVKKGKNLSKWEKRSCKRLCGECGLAVEERKAETVSSCNCKFHWCCAVKCEQCRKTVTKFYCVKKGGVRARNESAGGRRKTLRLRKKH